In Streptomyces sp. NBC_01381, a genomic segment contains:
- a CDS encoding GlxA family transcriptional regulator gives MFNLAIPEMLLGKVEVPGGPGYEVVVCTPRPGAIATTGGLSLHVEHGLDAVRDADTLLVAGTGHRYEPDPLTVAAVREAAERGARIASICSGAFVLAEAGLLDGRSATTYWQLAEELRSRYPALDLKGDVLYVEDGQVMTSSGYAAGIDLCLHIIRTDYGAAVANEVARAALVAPVRPGGQTQFTQTPLPPERGNACADTRGWAMRRLDEPLTLTDLARHAGVSVRTLTRRFHAESGVSPLQWLLHQRIERAKELLETTSFPMDRVAQACGLGTADSLRGHLVRRTGLTPSAYRAQFSRLGTRPSTRPGTQKARRTSIAA, from the coding sequence ATGTTCAACCTCGCGATCCCGGAGATGCTCCTCGGCAAGGTCGAGGTGCCGGGCGGCCCCGGCTACGAGGTGGTCGTCTGCACCCCGCGGCCCGGCGCCATCGCCACCACCGGCGGCCTCAGCCTGCACGTGGAGCACGGGCTCGACGCCGTACGCGACGCCGACACGCTCCTCGTCGCGGGCACCGGACACCGCTACGAACCCGACCCGCTGACCGTCGCCGCCGTCCGCGAGGCCGCAGAGCGGGGCGCCCGCATCGCCTCCATCTGCAGCGGCGCCTTCGTGCTCGCCGAGGCGGGTCTGCTCGACGGGCGCAGCGCCACCACGTACTGGCAGCTGGCGGAGGAGCTGCGCAGCCGCTATCCCGCGCTCGACCTCAAGGGAGACGTCCTCTACGTGGAGGACGGCCAGGTGATGACGTCCTCCGGGTACGCAGCCGGGATCGACCTGTGCCTGCACATCATCCGCACCGACTACGGAGCGGCGGTGGCCAACGAGGTCGCCAGGGCCGCACTCGTCGCCCCCGTACGGCCGGGCGGCCAGACCCAGTTCACCCAGACCCCGCTGCCGCCCGAGCGCGGCAACGCCTGCGCCGACACCCGAGGCTGGGCCATGCGGCGCCTCGACGAGCCGCTCACCCTCACCGACCTGGCCCGGCACGCGGGCGTCAGCGTGCGCACCCTCACCCGGCGCTTCCACGCCGAGAGCGGGGTCAGCCCGCTGCAGTGGCTGCTCCACCAGCGCATCGAGCGGGCCAAGGAGCTCCTGGAGACCACGTCCTTCCCGATGGACCGGGTGGCCCAGGCGTGCGGATTGGGCACGGCCGACTCGCTGCGCGGTCATCTGGTGCGCCGCACGGGGCTCACGCCGAGCGCCTACCGCGCCCAGTTCAGCCGCCTCGGGACACGCCCCTCCACGCGCCCCGGAACTCAGAAAGCGCGGCGCACGTCTATCGCAGCGTGA
- a CDS encoding CPBP family intramembrane glutamic endopeptidase, translating to MTVSPDFSAASTAVTAVLGAYLLLGEPWLGRRVYGSLARRRDTEPRALVRYFTFVLAFWWVLAALAVAVLLLSPGMAAADLGIAAPDSPVTAAVVIVVMAVVSVTSGRKMRALAAGGRNVPGLASIQAMLPRTPQERRLAIAVAVTDGLCAELVYRGLLIAFGVGVLGLNLYVAAALSVLVYAVAGFYQGRSGVLAFGFVGALFAGLYVASGSLLLPVAVHIALSVRDLTLPEPEPIGSVPAYEPASKGS from the coding sequence ATGACCGTCTCGCCGGACTTCTCGGCCGCGTCCACGGCCGTCACCGCCGTGCTCGGCGCCTATCTGCTGCTCGGCGAGCCCTGGCTCGGCCGTCGCGTCTACGGCTCGCTCGCGCGCCGCCGCGACACCGAACCACGCGCTCTCGTCCGCTACTTCACCTTTGTGCTCGCCTTCTGGTGGGTCCTTGCCGCCCTCGCCGTGGCGGTGCTGCTGCTCTCGCCGGGCATGGCCGCCGCCGACCTCGGCATCGCGGCGCCCGATTCGCCGGTGACCGCGGCCGTCGTCATCGTCGTGATGGCAGTGGTCTCCGTGACGTCCGGGCGCAAGATGCGCGCCCTCGCCGCGGGCGGCAGGAATGTGCCGGGGCTCGCCTCCATCCAGGCGATGCTGCCGCGCACGCCACAGGAGCGCCGCCTCGCGATCGCCGTCGCCGTCACCGACGGCCTCTGCGCCGAACTCGTCTACCGCGGGCTCCTGATCGCCTTCGGCGTCGGCGTGCTCGGCCTCAACCTCTATGTGGCGGCGGCTCTTTCGGTGCTCGTGTACGCCGTCGCAGGCTTCTACCAGGGCCGCAGCGGCGTCCTCGCCTTCGGCTTCGTCGGGGCGCTGTTCGCCGGGCTCTATGTGGCGAGCGGCAGCCTGCTGCTGCCCGTCGCCGTCCATATCGCCCTCTCCGTACGGGACTTGACCCTCCCCGAACCGGAGCCGATCGGTTCCGTGCCCGCGTACGAGCCGGCCTCGAAGGGAAGTTGA
- a CDS encoding IclR family transcriptional regulator gives MSAGETGGAQVKSAVRTVELLEYFAGRPGMHSLASVQEAVGYPKSSLYMLLRTLVELGWVETDATGTRYGIGVRALLVGTSYIDGDEVVAAARPTLDRLSDDTTETIHLARLDGTNVVYLATRQSQHYLRPFTRVGRRLPAHSTSLGKALLATHTDEQVRKMLPETLPALTEHTITDREKLIEELRTVREQGFAVDREENTLGLRCFGVAIPYRTPARDAISCSVPVARLTPAHEQMVKDALFDARDRLTLATRRL, from the coding sequence ATGTCGGCTGGCGAGACTGGCGGGGCACAGGTCAAGTCCGCGGTGCGGACGGTGGAGTTGCTCGAATACTTCGCGGGCCGCCCCGGAATGCACTCCCTGGCCTCCGTCCAGGAAGCCGTCGGGTACCCCAAGTCCAGCCTCTACATGCTTCTTCGTACGTTGGTGGAGCTCGGCTGGGTGGAGACGGACGCCACGGGCACGCGGTACGGCATCGGGGTGCGGGCCCTGCTGGTCGGCACCTCGTACATCGACGGCGACGAGGTGGTGGCGGCGGCGCGTCCCACCCTGGACCGCCTCTCGGACGACACCACGGAGACGATCCACCTGGCGCGCCTCGACGGCACGAACGTGGTCTACCTGGCCACGCGCCAGTCGCAGCACTACCTCCGCCCCTTCACCCGGGTCGGCCGCCGGCTCCCCGCCCACTCCACGTCCCTGGGCAAGGCGTTGCTCGCCACGCACACCGACGAGCAGGTCCGCAAGATGCTCCCGGAGACGCTGCCCGCGCTGACCGAGCACACGATCACCGACCGCGAGAAGCTGATCGAGGAGCTGCGGACGGTGCGCGAGCAGGGCTTCGCGGTGGACCGCGAGGAGAACACGCTGGGCCTTCGCTGCTTCGGCGTGGCCATCCCGTACCGCACGCCCGCGCGGGACGCGATCAGCTGCTCTGTGCCGGTGGCGCGGCTTACGCCCGCGCACGAACAGATGGTGAAGGACGCGTTGTTCGACGCTCGGGACCGGCTGACACTGGCGACTCGTAGGCTCTGA
- a CDS encoding DUF1349 domain-containing protein codes for MDVDIPQLPFSLRTYGPDGHWSYDDGVLTGWAGARQDRFVPPTGEALDPASDAPRLLGAPEGDFQLIAKVTVGFAAAFDAGVLYVHVGDREWAKLCLERSPDEATVCTVVTRGRSDDANAFVVDGSSVWLRVSRTGSAFAFHASPDGKRWTFVRIFSLGDEKAAGAALVGFMAQSPVGEGCVVTYESVEFRPNWPVGLRDGS; via the coding sequence ATGGACGTCGATATCCCGCAACTGCCCTTCTCCCTGCGCACGTACGGCCCTGACGGGCATTGGTCGTACGACGACGGGGTCCTCACCGGCTGGGCGGGCGCCCGGCAGGACCGCTTCGTGCCGCCGACGGGCGAGGCGCTCGACCCCGCGTCGGACGCGCCTCGCCTCCTCGGCGCCCCCGAGGGCGACTTCCAGCTGATCGCCAAGGTCACGGTGGGGTTCGCGGCGGCGTTCGACGCGGGTGTGCTGTACGTGCATGTCGGCGACCGGGAGTGGGCCAAGCTCTGCCTGGAGCGCTCGCCGGACGAGGCGACGGTGTGCACGGTCGTCACCCGTGGCCGCTCCGACGACGCCAACGCGTTCGTGGTGGACGGCAGCAGCGTGTGGCTCCGGGTCAGCCGCACGGGCTCCGCGTTCGCCTTCCACGCCTCGCCGGACGGGAAGCGGTGGACGTTCGTCCGGATCTTCTCGCTGGGCGATGAGAAGGCGGCGGGGGCGGCGCTGGTCGGCTTCATGGCGCAGTCCCCTGTCGGGGAAGGCTGCGTGGTGACGTACGAGTCCGTCGAGTTCCGCCCGAACTGGCCGGTGGGCCTCAGGGACGGTTCTTAG
- a CDS encoding GNAT family N-acetyltransferase, which translates to MDVSLRPVHDSDLPVFYRQMNDPEANRVAAFTSPKTADRDLFEAHWNGLRTSPDVVVRTVLADGDVVGSVAVYGEPGEREVTYWIDRAYWGRGLATAALLGLLAEVPERPLHARAAADNAGSLRVLEKCGFRVTAAERGFAHARGEEIDEAVLVLG; encoded by the coding sequence ATGGATGTCAGTCTGCGCCCGGTGCATGACAGCGATCTGCCGGTCTTCTACCGGCAGATGAACGATCCCGAGGCGAACCGCGTCGCCGCGTTCACCTCGCCGAAGACGGCGGACCGGGACCTCTTCGAGGCCCACTGGAACGGGCTGCGGACGTCGCCCGACGTCGTCGTGCGGACGGTTCTCGCGGACGGGGACGTCGTGGGGAGCGTGGCGGTGTACGGGGAGCCGGGCGAGCGGGAGGTCACGTACTGGATCGACCGCGCGTACTGGGGGCGCGGCCTGGCGACCGCCGCGTTGCTGGGGCTGCTGGCGGAGGTCCCGGAGCGCCCGCTGCACGCCCGGGCGGCGGCGGACAATGCCGGGTCCCTGCGGGTCCTCGAGAAGTGCGGCTTCCGGGTGACGGCCGCCGAGCGGGGCTTCGCGCATGCGCGGGGCGAGGAGATCGACGAGGCGGTGCTGGTGCTGGGGTAG
- a CDS encoding MFS transporter, which yields MATNSLTEPPGHTGDLTRPHPRSAPPGKGRTSPVLTLVAAMLGFALITLDASVVNVALPAIGGELGGGMSGLQWVVDAYTLAFAALMLSTGALSDRIGATRAYAIGITVFTAASVACGLAPSLPALIGARVVQGMAAAVVLPASLSLVRQAYADAAGRARAVAMWAAGGSVAVALGPVAGGALTTAWDWSGIFFINVPLGAVALVLLLRAPRSQRRPAPLDLPGQALAVVTLTALTFAVIEGGTTGLLALAVVVAGGALFLRTEARQPHPVVPLGLFRNRTVAITVAAGAACSVAFYGLVFVFSLFFQQVQGHSALWAGLMFLPMTGLIAVTNVVAGKLAARVGPRVPMLAGQSLAVLGLLVLLFADASTPALGLAFLMVPLALGCALTIPPLTSAMMEAVPSERAGLAAGVLNSARQVAGGLGIAAFGGLVAGDFVSGMRVSLLISAGLLAATGLATLGLRPEGARGTARPATTEPQRRTPGRPGSGAEPRGGHPTRRVTKNRP from the coding sequence ATGGCAACGAACTCCCTCACCGAACCCCCCGGTCACACGGGCGACTTGACGCGGCCGCACCCCCGGTCCGCACCCCCCGGCAAGGGCCGGACGTCACCCGTCCTCACCCTGGTCGCCGCCATGCTGGGCTTCGCCCTGATCACGCTCGACGCCTCCGTGGTGAACGTGGCGCTGCCCGCGATCGGCGGCGAACTCGGCGGCGGCATGTCCGGGCTCCAGTGGGTCGTGGACGCGTACACCCTCGCCTTCGCCGCGCTGATGCTGTCCACCGGCGCGCTCTCCGACCGGATCGGCGCGACCCGGGCGTACGCGATCGGCATCACGGTCTTCACGGCGGCTTCCGTGGCGTGCGGCCTCGCACCGTCGCTGCCCGCGCTGATCGGCGCGCGGGTGGTGCAGGGGATGGCGGCCGCGGTGGTCCTGCCGGCCTCGCTCTCCCTGGTCCGTCAGGCGTACGCGGACGCGGCGGGGCGGGCGCGTGCGGTGGCGATGTGGGCGGCGGGCGGTTCCGTCGCGGTGGCGCTCGGTCCGGTCGCGGGCGGCGCGCTGACCACGGCGTGGGACTGGAGCGGCATCTTCTTCATCAACGTCCCCCTGGGCGCGGTGGCCCTGGTGCTCCTGCTGCGGGCGCCGCGCTCGCAGCGGCGTCCCGCACCGCTTGACCTGCCGGGGCAGGCGCTGGCGGTGGTGACCCTGACGGCGCTGACCTTCGCGGTGATCGAGGGCGGTACGACGGGTCTGCTCGCCCTGGCCGTCGTGGTGGCGGGAGGTGCGCTCTTCCTTCGGACGGAGGCGCGGCAGCCGCATCCGGTGGTGCCGCTCGGGCTCTTCCGCAACCGGACGGTCGCGATCACAGTCGCGGCGGGGGCGGCGTGCAGCGTCGCCTTCTACGGTCTCGTCTTTGTCTTCAGCCTCTTCTTCCAGCAGGTGCAGGGGCATTCGGCACTGTGGGCCGGGCTGATGTTCCTGCCGATGACGGGGCTCATCGCGGTGACGAATGTGGTGGCGGGGAAGCTGGCGGCGCGGGTGGGGCCGCGGGTCCCGATGCTGGCGGGACAGTCCCTGGCCGTGCTCGGCCTGCTGGTCCTCCTCTTCGCCGACGCGTCGACGCCGGCGCTCGGCCTGGCGTTCCTCATGGTCCCGCTGGCCCTTGGCTGCGCCCTGACGATCCCGCCGCTGACGTCCGCGATGATGGAGGCGGTGCCTTCCGAGCGGGCGGGGCTGGCTGCGGGGGTCCTGAACTCGGCGCGGCAGGTGGCGGGGGGCCTCGGGATCGCTGCCTTCGGGGGGTTGGTGGCCGGGGACTTCGTCTCCGGGATGCGGGTGAGTCTGCTGATTTCGGCGGGGCTGCTGGCGGCTACGGGGCTGGCGACGCTCGGGTTGCGCCCCGAAGGCGCGCGGGGAACTGCGCGACCAGCCACAACGGAGCCGCAGCGTCGCACCCCCGGGAGACCGGGGTCCGGGGCAGAGCCCCGCGGCGGCCACCCCACCCGCAGGGTGACTAAGAACCGTCCCTGA
- a CDS encoding PadR family transcriptional regulator, with product MTPPASSGAKTDRRASWFKGVLDLLVLAGLTDGESYGYEIAKLLGAAGFGQIKGGTLYPVLNRLEEAGLVVAEFRATEKGPGRRYYSLTDAGRETLGEQGGLWLAFDASVREVLGKAGVR from the coding sequence GTGACCCCACCCGCGTCCTCGGGCGCCAAGACCGACCGTCGGGCCAGCTGGTTCAAGGGCGTACTCGATCTGCTCGTCCTTGCCGGCCTCACCGACGGCGAGAGCTACGGCTACGAGATCGCCAAGCTGCTCGGCGCCGCCGGGTTCGGCCAGATCAAGGGCGGCACGCTCTACCCCGTGCTCAACCGCCTTGAGGAGGCGGGCCTGGTCGTCGCCGAGTTCCGGGCCACGGAGAAGGGGCCGGGGCGGCGCTACTACTCCCTCACGGACGCGGGGCGCGAGACCCTCGGCGAGCAGGGCGGACTGTGGCTCGCCTTCGACGCGTCCGTACGTGAGGTCCTGGGGAAGGCGGGTGTGCGATGA
- a CDS encoding aldehyde dehydrogenase (NADP(+)), with product MAAAPVWSVDPRTGKQREQVAVEATAQEVDQTVRAALAAKDALADRTVRAAFLRTAAELLDGAKDQLVEAADAETALGPVRLTGELARTCYQLRAFAGVVDEGEFLGVVIDHPDGSATPPIPDLRRYKIPLGVVAVYSASNFPFAFSVPGGDTASALAAGCPVVVKAHPDHPATSELVAALIRAAADRHGIPDGVLGLVHGFEAGVELVRHPLVSGAGFTGSIRGGRALFDAAAARPVPIPFHGELGSLNPVVVTEAAAAERAEEIGAGLAGSMTLGVGQFCVKPGLVFAPSGAGGDRFIKSLTEAVSDTEAGVLLDHRMRDNFVAGVRERGGLPDVDAPVTPGAGSEHMVSAGFLTVPAARLASEGEHDLLLEECFGPVTVVARYEDDAEITAVLSRLPGNLTATVQLSAREAAGEGRGAALLAELTPLAGRVLVDGWPTGVAVAPAQHHGGPYPATTSTSTSVGGTAIERWLRPVAYQNTPEALLPPELRDNNPLGLPRRYDGRLEH from the coding sequence GTGGCAGCAGCACCAGTCTGGAGTGTCGACCCCCGAACCGGGAAGCAGCGCGAGCAGGTTGCGGTGGAAGCCACAGCCCAGGAGGTGGACCAGACGGTACGTGCCGCGCTTGCCGCCAAGGACGCGCTCGCCGACCGCACCGTACGCGCGGCGTTCCTGCGCACCGCGGCCGAGTTGCTCGACGGGGCCAAGGACCAGCTCGTGGAGGCGGCGGACGCGGAGACCGCGCTCGGCCCCGTCCGGCTGACCGGCGAACTCGCCCGCACCTGCTATCAGTTGCGGGCCTTCGCGGGCGTGGTCGACGAGGGTGAGTTCCTCGGGGTCGTCATCGACCACCCGGATGGCAGCGCGACCCCGCCCATCCCCGACCTGCGGCGCTACAAGATCCCGCTGGGTGTCGTGGCCGTCTACTCCGCGTCCAACTTCCCGTTCGCCTTCTCGGTCCCCGGCGGCGACACCGCGAGCGCGCTCGCCGCGGGCTGCCCCGTGGTCGTCAAGGCGCACCCTGACCATCCGGCCACGTCCGAGCTGGTCGCGGCGCTGATCCGGGCGGCCGCGGACCGGCACGGCATCCCGGACGGCGTTCTCGGCCTCGTACACGGCTTCGAGGCGGGCGTGGAACTGGTCCGGCATCCGCTCGTCTCGGGCGCCGGGTTCACCGGCTCGATCCGTGGCGGCCGCGCCCTCTTCGACGCGGCGGCGGCCCGTCCCGTACCGATCCCCTTCCACGGCGAACTCGGCTCCCTCAACCCGGTCGTGGTGACCGAGGCGGCGGCCGCCGAGCGCGCCGAGGAGATCGGGGCGGGGCTCGCGGGCTCGATGACGCTGGGCGTCGGCCAGTTCTGCGTCAAGCCGGGCCTGGTCTTCGCCCCGTCGGGCGCGGGCGGCGACCGCTTCATCAAGTCGCTCACGGAGGCGGTCAGCGACACCGAGGCCGGGGTGCTCCTCGACCACCGGATGCGGGACAACTTCGTGGCGGGCGTGCGGGAGCGCGGCGGGCTGCCGGACGTGGACGCTCCGGTGACGCCGGGCGCGGGCAGCGAGCACATGGTCAGCGCGGGGTTCCTGACGGTTCCGGCGGCGCGGCTGGCCTCCGAGGGAGAGCACGATCTGCTCCTGGAGGAGTGCTTCGGTCCGGTGACCGTCGTCGCCCGCTACGAGGACGACGCGGAGATCACCGCGGTCCTGTCCCGCCTGCCGGGCAACCTCACGGCGACCGTGCAGCTCTCCGCGCGGGAGGCGGCCGGCGAGGGGCGCGGGGCGGCGCTGCTCGCCGAACTGACGCCGCTGGCCGGGCGCGTGCTGGTCGACGGCTGGCCGACCGGGGTCGCCGTGGCGCCCGCGCAGCACCACGGCGGACCGTACCCGGCGACGACGTCCACCTCGACGTCCGTGGGCGGTACGGCCATCGAGCGCTGGCTGCGTCCCGTCGCGTACCAGAACACCCCGGAGGCGCTGCTGCCGCCCGAGCTGCGGGACAACAACCCACTGGGGCTGCCGCGCCGCTACGACGGGCGCCTGGAACACTGA
- a CDS encoding sensor histidine kinase yields MKTFATALFGRRARRRWIHLILGGALAMPYVFVGSVIVGPLLGEDAVFGSITAQLAAFAVGLPLAAITALFPLTRPMSVAAVRALCDVPGESLADGPARSRTARGRTVTWFTLHLGFGGIISGMSLALPPFAGVLIALPFAAALRGSRVGMPEVFGEGWLLALSPVIGCASLVALAGCAAGAGALLARWAPELLGPTPADRLAAAEQRAADLAVRNRLARELHDSVGHALSAVTLQASAARRVLDKDPEFVREALTAIEETTRRTVGELDAVLGVLRDGDQTAPTAPAPTLAADLDGLLKRTRAGGLRVKSVVDLGPQGTDALPPMVSREAYRIVQESLSNALRHAGPDAAVTLRITLEGADLEITAQNPLPAAGATSRPGGGHGLRGITDRARLLGGTAQAGPIDGTWHLRVRLPLKGPHAPDPKKPNKPMKPQEPQEPQKPKESA; encoded by the coding sequence GTGAAAACCTTTGCCACAGCCCTCTTCGGGCGGCGGGCGCGCCGCCGCTGGATCCATCTGATCCTCGGCGGCGCGCTCGCCATGCCGTACGTCTTCGTGGGCTCCGTCATCGTCGGCCCGCTGCTCGGCGAGGACGCCGTCTTCGGCTCGATCACGGCCCAACTCGCCGCGTTCGCCGTGGGGTTGCCGCTCGCCGCGATCACCGCGCTCTTCCCGCTCACCCGCCCCATGTCGGTGGCCGCCGTACGCGCGCTGTGCGACGTGCCGGGCGAGAGCCTCGCCGACGGGCCCGCGCGGTCCCGCACGGCGCGCGGCCGCACCGTCACGTGGTTCACGCTGCACCTCGGATTCGGCGGGATCATCAGCGGGATGTCCCTCGCGCTGCCGCCGTTCGCGGGGGTGCTGATCGCGCTGCCGTTCGCCGCGGCGCTGCGGGGCAGCCGGGTCGGGATGCCCGAAGTGTTCGGCGAGGGCTGGCTCCTTGCCCTCTCGCCGGTCATCGGATGCGCCTCCCTCGTCGCGCTCGCGGGGTGCGCGGCGGGTGCCGGGGCCCTGCTCGCGCGCTGGGCGCCCGAACTCCTGGGGCCCACGCCCGCCGACCGGCTCGCTGCGGCCGAGCAGCGCGCGGCGGATCTCGCCGTACGCAACCGGCTCGCGCGGGAGCTGCACGACTCGGTGGGGCACGCCCTGAGCGCCGTCACGCTCCAGGCGAGCGCGGCCCGCCGGGTCCTCGACAAGGACCCGGAGTTCGTCCGCGAGGCGCTGACCGCGATCGAGGAGACGACCCGGCGCACGGTGGGTGAACTCGACGCGGTCCTGGGGGTGTTGCGGGACGGCGACCAGACGGCGCCGACCGCCCCGGCCCCCACCCTCGCCGCCGATCTGGACGGGCTGCTCAAGCGGACCCGCGCGGGCGGCCTGCGCGTGAAGTCGGTCGTGGACCTCGGCCCGCAGGGCACGGACGCCCTGCCCCCGATGGTCTCCCGCGAGGCGTACCGCATCGTCCAGGAGAGCCTGAGCAACGCGCTGCGGCACGCGGGCCCCGACGCCGCGGTGACCCTGCGGATCACCCTGGAAGGCGCCGACCTGGAGATCACCGCGCAGAACCCGCTGCCCGCCGCGGGCGCCACCTCCCGCCCCGGCGGCGGCCACGGCCTGCGCGGCATCACCGACCGGGCCCGGCTCCTGGGCGGCACGGCCCAAGCAGGACCGATCGACGGAACCTGGCACCTGCGCGTACGCCTCCCCTTGAAAGGCCCGCACGCCCCCGACCCGAAGAAGCCGAACAAGCCGATGAAGCCGCAGGAACCGCAGGAACCGCAGAAACCGAAGGAATCCGCATGA
- a CDS encoding response regulator transcription factor, with product MTETAAVPIRIVLADDERMVRTALRVILSAEDGLEVVGEAASGAEAVSVVRELKPDVVLMDVRMPEIDGIRATEQILQTLADPPRIVVVTTFENDAYVYDALRAGASGFLLKRADADSLVQAVRLVARSDSLLFPAAVRALAAEHASAKPAAPAWVARLTGRENEVLRLMAAGLTNAEIAGRMGVGPATVKTHVASVLAKTGARDRTQAVIAAYEAGFMKDA from the coding sequence ATGACCGAGACCGCCGCAGTACCCATCCGTATCGTCCTCGCCGACGACGAACGCATGGTGCGCACGGCCCTGCGCGTGATCCTCTCCGCCGAGGACGGCCTGGAGGTCGTCGGTGAGGCGGCGAGCGGCGCCGAGGCGGTGTCGGTCGTGCGTGAGCTGAAGCCGGACGTGGTGCTCATGGACGTACGCATGCCGGAGATCGACGGCATCCGCGCCACCGAGCAGATCCTGCAGACGCTCGCCGATCCGCCGCGCATCGTGGTCGTGACGACCTTCGAGAACGACGCCTATGTGTACGACGCGCTGCGCGCCGGGGCCTCCGGGTTCCTGCTCAAGCGGGCCGACGCGGACTCGCTCGTCCAGGCGGTGCGGCTTGTCGCGCGCAGCGACTCGCTGCTCTTCCCCGCGGCCGTGCGCGCCCTGGCCGCCGAGCACGCGAGCGCCAAGCCGGCGGCCCCGGCCTGGGTGGCCAGGCTCACCGGGCGGGAGAACGAGGTGCTGCGGCTGATGGCCGCGGGCCTCACCAACGCGGAGATCGCCGGACGGATGGGGGTGGGCCCGGCGACGGTGAAGACCCATGTGGCTTCGGTCCTCGCCAAGACGGGGGCCCGGGACCGCACACAGGCGGTGATCGCGGCGTACGAGGCGGGCTTCATGAAGGACGCCTGA
- a CDS encoding penicillin-binding protein 2, with product MNKTIRHASVFTLLLVLALLVRATWVQFYDSKALADDKLNRRNAIEQYANPLGDIIVGGDAITGSERTKGGDLAYKRTYKDGDLYSAVTGYSSQVYGATQIEGIYKDILDGTDNRLKNPLDTVTNKRADPGDVVTTIDPAVQKAAYKALGDKKGAAVAIDPKTGKILGMVSTPSYDPSDISGSTDSKEWKALTGDEDKPMVNRALRQPLPPGSTFKLVVAAAALEDGLYASADTKTDSPNPYTLPGTTTVLKNENASAPCENATIRTALQYSCNNVFAKMAVDLGQDKVKSMTEKMGFNADKLDVPVRASKSVYPSDMDKAQTALTGIGQFDVTATPLQISMVSAAIANGGELVSPHMVSQITDSNGDALESYDDPDSERVMSEDTAGELQSAMETVVEEGTGTNARISGADVGGKTGTAQHGENNSKTPYAWFTSYAKGGDGKEVAVSVIVESSDASRSEVSGNGLAAPIAKAMMQAALNS from the coding sequence ATGAACAAGACGATCAGGCATGCCTCGGTCTTCACGCTGCTGCTCGTGCTCGCCCTCCTGGTGCGGGCGACGTGGGTGCAGTTCTACGACTCGAAGGCTCTCGCGGACGACAAGCTGAACCGGCGCAACGCGATCGAGCAGTACGCGAACCCGCTGGGCGACATCATCGTGGGCGGTGACGCCATCACCGGCTCCGAGCGGACGAAGGGCGGCGACCTCGCGTACAAGCGCACGTACAAGGACGGCGATCTCTATTCGGCCGTCACGGGCTACAGCTCTCAGGTGTACGGGGCGACGCAGATCGAGGGCATCTACAAGGACATCCTCGACGGCACCGACAACCGGCTGAAGAACCCGCTGGACACGGTCACCAACAAGCGCGCCGACCCGGGTGACGTGGTCACGACCATCGACCCGGCCGTGCAGAAGGCCGCGTACAAGGCCCTGGGCGACAAGAAGGGCGCGGCGGTCGCGATCGACCCGAAGACCGGCAAGATCCTCGGCATGGTCTCGACGCCGTCGTACGACCCCTCGGACATCAGCGGTTCCACGGACTCCAAGGAGTGGAAGGCGCTGACCGGCGACGAGGACAAGCCGATGGTCAACCGCGCGCTGCGGCAGCCGCTGCCGCCGGGGTCCACGTTCAAGCTGGTCGTCGCGGCGGCGGCTCTCGAGGACGGCCTCTACGCCTCCGCCGACACCAAGACCGACAGCCCGAACCCGTACACGCTGCCCGGCACGACCACGGTCCTGAAGAACGAGAACGCGAGCGCGCCCTGCGAGAACGCGACGATCCGTACGGCGCTGCAGTACTCCTGCAACAACGTCTTCGCGAAGATGGCCGTCGACCTGGGCCAGGACAAGGTCAAGTCGATGACCGAGAAGATGGGCTTCAACGCCGACAAGCTGGACGTGCCGGTGCGCGCGTCCAAGAGCGTCTACCCCTCCGACATGGACAAGGCACAGACGGCCCTGACCGGCATCGGCCAGTTCGACGTGACGGCGACGCCGCTGCAGATCTCGATGGTCTCGGCCGCGATCGCCAACGGCGGCGAGCTGGTGTCGCCGCACATGGTGTCCCAGATCACCGACTCGAACGGCGATGCCCTGGAGTCGTACGACGACCCGGACTCCGAGCGGGTGATGAGCGAGGACACGGCGGGCGAGCTGCAGTCCGCGATGGAGACGGTCGTCGAGGAGGGCACGGGCACGAACGCGCGGATCAGCGGCGCGGACGTGGGCGGCAAGACGGGCACGGCCCAGCACGGTGAGAACAACAGCAAGACGCCGTACGCCTGGTTCACGTCGTACGCGAAGGGCGGCGACGGCAAGGAGGTGGCGGTGTCGGTCATCGTGGAGTCCTCGGACGCATCAAGGTCAGAGGTAAGCGGCAATGGCTTGGCGGCGCCGATCGCCAAGGCGATGATGCAGGCGGCCCTGAACTCGTAG